Proteins encoded together in one Cicer arietinum cultivar CDC Frontier isolate Library 1 chromosome 4, Cicar.CDCFrontier_v2.0, whole genome shotgun sequence window:
- the LOC101495453 gene encoding F-box/LRR-repeat protein 15, translating to MKLWCCLCFNEEEKEEEDEEVKRNLVMKNDEDIIGNVADDDDGDDDEAVPRIYEARFLAQFGSGAFRYRPATRLSEGESSSVNADVVPVTGFESPPVDESRDSSHKRAKFYNECRFDDPTTSSSNVKYSMDIGDFDSSLRPSNVTCYGDFALMCTGDDGNGVEDSEGNDSDSSKQDEEEVVRMDLTDDLLHMVFSFLEQTDLCRAARVCKQWRIASTHEDFWKSLNFEDRNISVEQFEDMCRRYPNATAMSISGPSIYLLVMKTISLLRNLEVLTLGRGQIADAFFLALPDCSMLKELNINDSTLGNSIQEISVVHERLCHLKLTKCRVMRIQVRCPQLKTMSLKRSNMAQVVLNCPLLLELDIGSCHKLPDAAIRAAATSCPQLVWLDMRNCSCVSDETLREIAQHCPNLGFLDASYCPNISLESVRLHMLTVLKLHSCEGITSASMAAIAHSSMLEVLELDNCSLLTSVSLDLPRLNNIRLVHCRKLADLNLRAISLSSIQVSNCPVLHRINITSNSLQKIALQKQDSLTTLGLQCQSLQEVDLSECESLTNTICDVFSHGGGCPMLKSLVLDNCEKLTSVCFISTSLISLSLGGCRAITTLELTCPNLEKVILDGCDHLERASFCPVGLRSLNLGICPKLNVLRIEAMLMVSLELKGCGGLSDASLNCPLLTSLDASFCSQLTDECLSATTRACPIIESLILMSCPSIGLDGLCSLRWLPNLTLLDLSYTFLVNLQPVFESCSQLKVLKLQACKYLTDSSLEPLYKGGALPALEELDLSYGTLCQKAIEELLSCCTHLTRVSLNGCVNMHDLNWGYSQGKIPHLPGISVLSIASSYENIDVSSEQPTRLLQNLNCVGCPNIRKVFIPSTAHCSHLLFLNLSLSANLKEVDVACLNLCWLNLSNCSSLEVLKLECPRLTNLFLQACNIDEEAVEAAISKCTMLETLDVRFCPKISSMSMGSFRAACSSLKRIYSSLTTSSM from the exons ATGAAGCTTTGGTGTTGTCTATGCTTCAACgaagaagaaaaggaagaagaagacgaAGAGGTAAAACGTAATCTTGTTATGAAGAACGACGAGGACATTATCGGAAACGTTGCTGATGACgatgatggtgatgatgatgaagcTGTTCCTAGAATTTACGAGGCTAGATTTCTTGCACAATTTGGAAGTGGTGCGTTTCGTTATCGGCCAGCCACACGTTTGTCGGAGGGAGAAAGTAGCTCTGTAAACGCCGATGTAGTTCCGGTTACCGGTTTTGAGAGTCCTCCCGTCGATGAAAGCCGTGATTCGTCGCACAAACGCGCCAAGTTCTACAA TGAGTGTCGGTTTGATGACCCGACAACGTCTTCTAGTAATGTGAAATACTCTATGGATATTGGAGATTTTGACTCTTCTCTTCGACCTAGTAATGTCACTTGTTATGGTGATTTTGCATTGATGTGCACTGGGGATGATGGTAACGGTGTGGAAGATAGTGAAGGGAACGACAGTGACAGTTCAAAACAAGATGAAGAAGAGGTTGTCAGGATGGATCTCACGGATGACCTGTTGCATATG GTTTTCTCATTTCTGGAACAAACCGATCTCTGCAGAGCCGCCAGAGTGTGTAAGCAGTGGCGAATTGCTAGCACCCATGAAGATTTCTGGAagagtttgaattttgaagATCGGAACATATCTGTAGAGCAAT TTGAGGACATGTGTAGGCGTTATCCAAATGCTACAGCAATGAGCATATCAGGACCGTCCATTTATTTGCTGGTCATGAAGACAATTTCTTTGTTAAG gAATCTTGAGGTTTTAACATTAGGAAGAGGACAGATAGCAGATGCTTTTTTTCTTGCTCTACCTGATTGTTCTATGTTGAAAGAGTTGAATATCAATGATTCTACACTTGGCAATAGTATTCAGGAGATATCTGTCGTACATGAGAGATTGTGTCATCTTAAACTAACAAAATGTCGTGTCATGCGAATACAAGTCAG GTGCCCACAACTTAAAACTATGTCATTGAAGCGCAGTAACATGGCACAGGTCGTGCTTAATTGCCCTCTTTTGCTTGAACTTGATATAGGCTCTTGCCACAAACTTCCTGATGCTGCTATTCGCGCTGCTGCAACTTCATGCCCTCAACTAGTGTGGCTGGACATGCGTAACTGTTCTTGTGTCAGTGATGAAACACTGCGTGAAATAGCACAGCATTGTCCTAATCTTGGTTTTCTTGATGCATCATATTGCCCAAACATATCTTTGGAG TCTGTTCGACTCCATATGTTGACAGTTCTAAAGCTTCATAGTTGTGAAGGCATCACTTCTGCATCAATGGCTGCAATAGCTCATAGTTCTATGTTGGAG GTTTTGGAGCTTGACAATTGCAGCCTATTAACTTCGGTGTCATTGGATCTTCCACGATTGAACAATATTAGATTGGTGCACTGTCGCAA ATTGGCAGATTTGAACTTGAGGGCTATATCACTTTCTTCTATACAAGTGTCTAACTGCCCTGTACTCCACAGAATCAACATCACTTCAAATTCACTTCAA AAAATAGCATTGCAAAAGCAGGATAGCTTAACTACATTAGGACTGCAATGTCAGTCTTTACAAGAAGTGGACCTCTCTGAGTGTGAATCTTTGACAAACACTATATGTGATGTTTTTAGTCATGGTGGGGGATGCCCTATGTTGAAATCACTAGTTCTTGATAATTGTGAG AAGTTGACTTCAGTTTGCTTCATCAGCACCTCATTAATAAGTCTTTCGCTTGGTGGATGTCGAGCGATTACTACTCTTGAGCTAACATGCCCTAATCTTGAGAAGGTCATTTTGGATGGCTGTGATCATCTGGAAAGAGCTTCATTTTGCCCT GTTGGTCTTCGATCTCTAAATTTAGGAATATGTCCAAAATTAAATGTACTTCGCATTGAAGCAATGTTAATGGTCTCACTTGAGTTGAAAGGATGTGGCGGACTGTCTGATGCATCCCTTAATTGTCCTCTCTTGACATCTCTGGATGCTTCCTTTTGCAG CCAACTCACTGATGAATGCTTGTCTGCAACAACCCGTGCATGTccaataattgagtcattaataTTGATGTCATGCCCATCTATTGGGTTAGATGGACTCTGTTCCCTGCGTTGGCTCCCAAATTTAACTCTGCTTGATTTATCATACACTTTCCTGGTGAATCTGCAGCCTGTTTTTGAGTCTTGTTCACAGCTAAAG GTGTTAAAGTTGCAGGCATGCAAATATCTCACCGACTCGTCACTTGAACCTCTCTACAAGGGGGGTGCTCTACCAGCTCTTGAGGAGTTGGACCTGTCTTATGGAACTTTGTGTCAGAAAGCGATAGAAGAGCTCCTTTCTTGCTGCACACACCTTACTCGTGTGAGTTTGAACGGCTGTGTGAATATGCATGATTTAAACTGGGGGTACAGTCAAGGGAAGATTCCTCATTTGCCTGGCATAAGCGTCCTATCCATTGCAAGTTCCTATGAGAATATTGATGTGTCAAGCGAGCAACCCACCCGATTACTTCAGAACCTTAACTGTGTGGGTTGTCCAAATATTAGGAAGGTTTTCATCCCATCAACAGCACATTGTTCccatttattgtttttaaaccTTTCTCTGTCAGCTAATTTGAAGGAAGTTGATGTAGCTTGTCTCAACCTATGCTGGCTTAATTTAAG CAACTGTTCCTCACTTGAAGTTTTGAAGCTAGAGTGCCCGAGATTGACAAATCTATTCCTTCAG GCATGCAATATTGATGAGGAAGCTGTTGAAGCTGCTATATCAAAATGTACTATGTTGGAGACTCTTGATGTTCGCTTTTGTCCTAAG ATAAGCTCAATGAGCATGGGAAGTTTTCGTGCCGCGTGTTCTAGTTTGAAGCGTATATACAGCAGTTTGACAACTTCATCAATGTGA
- the LOC101503399 gene encoding uncharacterized protein, which yields MELGANRSGSKISSFERVAAISLVVLAVASPLYIDHKSESELEDDEQTISIAFWLPMLLFVLVLVIALSAFLDRSFTRFDRNWIHRVGGSSGGIVLILIILFLVLKFKASL from the coding sequence ATGGAACTTGGAGCTAATAGAAGTGGAAGCAAAATTTCTTCATTTGAGAGAGTGGCAGCTATAAGCTTGGTAGTTTTAGCTGTGGCTTCTCCTCTTTACATAGACCACAAATCAGAGAGTGAGTTGGAAGATGATGAACAAACTATTAGTATTGCTTTTTGGTTACCTATGCTTCTTTTTGTATTGGTTTTAGTCATAGCTTTATCAGCTTTTTTGGATAGAAGCTTCACAAGGTTTGATCGTAATTGGATTCATAGAGTTGGTGGTTCTTCTGGTGGTATTGTTTTGATTCTTATTATTCTCTTTCTTGTTTTGAAGTTTAAAGCATCTTTGTAA